The nucleotide sequence GCACCCTGCTCAAGGCCTTATTGGGGTTAATTCCCCAGCGGCGGGGGCAAGTGTGGCTGGACGGACGACCCTTGTGGCGGCAGCGGCGGCGGGTGGCCTATGTACCCCAGCGTTCCCAGATTGACTGGGACTATCCCATCACAGTAGAGCAGGTGGTGCGCCTGGGTTGTCAGGGGCCAGCCCAAGGCTCTGTCCAGCAAGCGTTACAGCAACTGGGCCTGGAACCGTTACGGCGGCGGCGCATTGGGGATTTATCGGGGGGGCAGCAGCAGCGGGTGTTTCTGGCGCGGGCGTTGGCCCAGGGGGCGGATGTGTTTTTGCTCGACGAACCCCTGACCGGTATAGATGCCCAGGCGGAGCAGGTCATGACCAACGTACTGCACCAACTGCGGCAACAGGGGGCGATGATTGTGGTGAGCACCCATCACTGGGGGAAATTCCTCCAACAGATGAACCGGGTGCTTTTGCTCAACGGGCGGTTGATTGCTATGGGGCCGCCCCAGGAGGTGATGACGCCCGACCACCTACAGGTCGCCTATGCCACCAGTTCTACCATGGACCTGCCCCGCTGTTCATCATGGTTTTGTTAGGGACTTGACCGGTGTAGGTAAAAGGTTTTGATGTCAACTCCATGGCAGATTTGCTTGACGAGTTGCAGCAGCAACGGGAGGCCATCCTAAGAATGGCTAGGCGGTACGGTGCAGAGGACGTCCGTGTATTTGGCTCAGTTGCTGCCCGAACGGCAAGGGAGGATAGTGACATTGACCTATTAGTGAAGTTTGCGCCAGAATGCAGATTGATTGACCAGGTTCTACTGAAGCAGGAGCTACAACAACTGCTTGGATGCCGGGTGGATGTTGTCTCCAAAAACAGTATTTACTGGCTCCTGTGACGCCGGATATTAAGGGAAGCTATCCCTCTATGACTAAAGACCCGCGCGTGTACTTGGCTCACATGTTGGAATGTATTTTCAAAATTGAACGATATACCTACATCAAGCGGCCAATGAACCCCTGGCGATATTTTTGATAATGGAAAATTCCGTTTCGGACCCCTTTAATTCACCACGTTGTTCACCAGTTCCCGGAGGTCAGCCCTAACCCAATTAAATAGTGCGTCGGTGCGGCTTTGGAAGCTGTGGCCCCAAAAGCTGGAATAGAAGATGGGATAGGGCAAAGGGCTTTCTCGCCGGATTCTTTGACCTGGCGCTCGCGGGAGTTGGCGTAAGCAGAATTTTGGGGGCAGCGTCGGCCTAGGCATGGCTCACCTTTTCAGTTGTCGGGGCAGCACGGGACATGCGCAACAAGGCTCGGGCGTTCCGCCGCCACATGGCCGGTTTGATCCGCCGCAGGGCTGACCCCCGCAAGGTGCGGTCCCAGGTGTTGTCGTCCATTTCAGCCCACGCCTGTAGGGATAGACGGGGTAACCGGGGCCGAAATTCGTCTATATCGGTGGGCTGGGCAAAGCGCTGGTTCCAGGGGCAAACCTCTTGGCAAATGTCACAACCGGCTAACCAGCCTTCTAACCGAGCAGCGATGTCCGCGGGTAATTCCGGTTGCCGGTTTTCAATGGTGTGGTAGGCAATGCAGCGCCGGCTATCCACGACGAAGGGACGGACGATGGCCCCGGTGGGACAAGCGGTGATGCAGCGGGTACAGGTGCCGCAATGTTCGGTGTGGGGACCGTCGGGTTCCAGGGCTATGGTGGTTAAGATTTCCCCCAGCACTACCCAGGAGCCGTACTGCCGGGTGATCAGGTTGGCGTTTTTCCCCACCCAGCCCAAGCCCGCCCATTCCGCCCAGAGTTTATCTTCCACTGGCCCGGTGTCTACATAAACCCGGGTTTGGCAATCGGGGGCCTGTTGCCGGAGCCATCGCGCTAAAGCTTGCAGTCGCCGCCCCACCACCCGGTGATAGTCCCGCCCCCAGGCATAGCGTGCAATTTTGCCCACTGGGGGTTGCTCGCCGGGCCAGTAGTAGTTCATGGCTACAGCGATCACGGAGCGCACTCCCGGCAAGACCTGTTCAATCCGCTGCCGCCGCCTATCCGTCAGCCAGTGCATGTCGGCGTGGTAACCTGCGGCTAGCCATTCCTGGAGATGGGAGCGGGGGGCTGGTTCCACCGCAGCAATCCCCACCCGGTGAAACCCTAACCGGTGCGCCTGGGCCTTGACCTGCTGGGCGTCAATCATGCTCCCATTCTACGGAACTCTCCGGCGATAGGAAGAGTCTGGAAGCAAGGTGTCGGAGAGACTAAATATGCTGAAGTGGATGGGGTTGACTGCTTTGTTGGTGGGGTTGGGGCAACCGGTGGCCTGGGCGGACATCAAAGAGCAGATTTTGCAGGTGACCGGCCAGGGAATGGTGACGTTGCCGACGCAACTGGCGGAGGTGGAAGTCGGGGTGGAAATCCAGGGCAAAAGCGCTAACCAGGTGCAGACGGAGATTGCCCAGCGACTCAACCGCTTGCTGCAAACCCTACAACGCCGGCAGGCCGAAAAAATTAGCACGACGGAGGTACGCCTGAGTCCGGTTTATGGGGAAAAACAGGAGCTGGTAGGGTTTGTAGGGCGCAGTGGGTTGCAGTTTCGCCTGCCGATTCCCCAAACCGGCGCTGTTTTAGACGAACTGGTGGCCCAGGGTGCCAACCAAATCAGTCGGCTGCAATTTATCGCCAGTGACGCGGCGCTGGAGCAGGGACGCACCCAGGCTTTGCAACTGGCGGTCCAAGATGCCCAAAAACAGGCGCAAACGGTGCTGACGGCCTTGCAACTGACCCCCAAAGAAGTCATCAACATCCAGATACTCAGCACCAGCCTGCCTGTGCCCCAACCGGTGGTGTTCGCCGAAAAGCGCTTGGCCACCCCTATCGTCGGCGGCGAACAGATAGTCCAGGCTCAGGTGCGGCTAGACATCCGTTACTGAGCTAAGCTCATGAGTAGTAAGCGGAGAAAACGCCCCCAATGACACCGGCTGTCACCATTCCTACCCCTGCTGAATTTGCCCAGGCGGCCCGCTGGGTGGGGGGACTGACGCTGCTGCTGGCAGGACTCACGGGGGTGGCCTTTGTCGCCCGCTGGGGGATTCGCTTCCGGTTGGTGGGGATCACGGCCTTTCTGGTGGTGGTGACGGGGGGGCTGTTTGCCCTAGGGTTAACGCCGGTGACCCGCACCCTGTTACCTGATGCCGTGCGCTATACGACGGTCTATGACAATGGAGCGACCCAGGTGGTGATTGCTG is from Gloeomargarita sp. SRBZ-1_bins_9 and encodes:
- a CDS encoding metal ABC transporter ATP-binding protein, whose translation is MLVVEGLAAGYGGRWVLPEVSFTVAPREMVGLVGPNGAGKSTLLKALLGLIPQRRGQVWLDGRPLWRQRRRVAYVPQRSQIDWDYPITVEQVVRLGCQGPAQGSVQQALQQLGLEPLRRRRIGDLSGGQQQRVFLARALAQGADVFLLDEPLTGIDAQAEQVMTNVLHQLRQQGAMIVVSTHHWGKFLQQMNRVLLLNGRLIAMGPPQEVMTPDHLQVAYATSSTMDLPRCSSWFC
- the queG gene encoding tRNA epoxyqueuosine(34) reductase QueG, which gives rise to MIDAQQVKAQAHRLGFHRVGIAAVEPAPRSHLQEWLAAGYHADMHWLTDRRRQRIEQVLPGVRSVIAVAMNYYWPGEQPPVGKIARYAWGRDYHRVVGRRLQALARWLRQQAPDCQTRVYVDTGPVEDKLWAEWAGLGWVGKNANLITRQYGSWVVLGEILTTIALEPDGPHTEHCGTCTRCITACPTGAIVRPFVVDSRRCIAYHTIENRQPELPADIAARLEGWLAGCDICQEVCPWNQRFAQPTDIDEFRPRLPRLSLQAWAEMDDNTWDRTLRGSALRRIKPAMWRRNARALLRMSRAAPTTEKVSHA
- a CDS encoding SIMPL domain-containing protein (The SIMPL domain is named for its presence in mouse protein SIMPL (signalling molecule that associates with mouse pelle-like kinase). Bacterial member BP26, from Brucella, was shown to assemble into a channel-like structure, while YggE from E. coli has been associated with resistance to oxidative stress.), giving the protein MLKWMGLTALLVGLGQPVAWADIKEQILQVTGQGMVTLPTQLAEVEVGVEIQGKSANQVQTEIAQRLNRLLQTLQRRQAEKISTTEVRLSPVYGEKQELVGFVGRSGLQFRLPIPQTGAVLDELVAQGANQISRLQFIASDAALEQGRTQALQLAVQDAQKQAQTVLTALQLTPKEVINIQILSTSLPVPQPVVFAEKRLATPIVGGEQIVQAQVRLDIRY
- a CDS encoding Ycf51 family protein; amino-acid sequence: MTPAVTIPTPAEFAQAARWVGGLTLLLAGLTGVAFVARWGIRFRLVGITAFLVVVTGGLFALGLTPVTRTLLPDAVRYTTVYDNGATQVVIAVPRDITPTQLRATLQQAANDLFAYGRLVKGEPVLTIRARTLLHPEPGVTEPVYLGYVRRSLRQREDPAMVIELNTQALARVATAQAGS